Proteins from a genomic interval of Trifolium pratense cultivar HEN17-A07 linkage group LG6, ARS_RC_1.1, whole genome shotgun sequence:
- the LOC123888540 gene encoding uncharacterized protein LOC123888540, with protein MDIHTCISISPRFSSTTQTLRSSYFSSKFLCSKRDPSRNADNDNKGDKSSTDWDKAWSNFKKQGKKTLFSNFSPNKYVSWNPRRSDFPLSEEVDPIKRTERSNLKFWNSPTFTLGGALIILIFLLLYTLLAPINK; from the exons ATGGATATTCACACATGCATTTCAATATCACCTCGTTTCTCTTCAACAACCCAAACTTTACGATCTTCTTATTTTTCCTCCAAATTTCTATGTTCCAAAAGGGATCCTAGTAGAAACGCCGATAACGATAACAAAG GTGATAAATCTTCAACTGATTGGGACAAGGCATGGTCAAACTTTAAGAAGCAAGGGAAAAAAACTCTCTTCTCAAATTTTTCTCCAAATAAGTATGTAAGCTGGAATCCCAGGCGTTCAGATTTCCCACTTTCTGAAGAGGTTGATCCTATCAAGAGAACAGAGAGATCAAACCTCAAGTTTTGGAATAGTCCTACTTTTACTCTAGGTGGAGCACTTATAATTCTCATATTTCTTTTGTTGTACACCCTTCTTGCACCAATCAATAAGTAA
- the LOC123888541 gene encoding pentatricopeptide repeat-containing protein At5g02830, chloroplastic, translated as MFLRTLSFQSIQKKPIQNHHINLIFFTHSFNYTSQNVAQRMRVFVILGSSIITPPPNPQPPSSSSSSSTPQHRHTIKPHKTSLQKFPPLSPKNTSTTLLQTPLFLKEFETVDSDVDAELLANAVLMGIKDRNVRTVIDALNKVEEGLGEVSLSTHLHASTIANECCHMVSCGHIEEAVELMEVLSRFQLSIAQLVRPSYIIKRCVLSRKPTLAVRYASLLPKAHILFCNIISEFGKSRDLASALKAYDAMKKKLERPNMYIYRAIIDTCGLCGDFMKSRYIYEDLLNQEITPNIYVFNSLMNANAHDFNYSLNLYQNMQKLGLKPDMASYNILLKSCCVAGRVDLAQDMYKELKHLESVGHLKLDVFTYSTIIKVFADAKLWQMALRIKRDMQSAGVSLNTVAWSSLISACAHAGLVEQTIQLFEEMLSAGCEPNTQCFNIILHACVEGCQYDRAFRFFNSWKGNKMLVSSGENYNSNSEQGDMDNVTTLPKGISSSHILNFTERFPFKPTTSTYNILLKACGTNYYHAKALINEMRTVGLSPNQISWSILIDICGGSENVEGAMEILRTMVDSGIKPDVVAYTTAIKVCVESKNFTQALKLYEEMKSYGTHPNLVTYNTLLRARSKYGSLREVQQCLVVYQDMRKAGYKANDYYLEGLIEEWCEGVIQDNEDYKGEYSTSKTSEIERPQSILLETIAAHLLKRVADILAIDVQGLTKVEARLVILAVLRMIKENYAIGHSVNDDILIIIGATKADESPSKNILEVQEAMMKLLRNELGLEVIPARTRFAPSDTPKLRTPKLSNQTIEALPGENALTTTMGFHTRRPAVLQRLKVTKKSLHHWLQRKVLDNLFNVFQS; from the exons ATGTTCCTAAGGACACTATCATTTCAATCCATACAAAAAAAACCAATCCAAAACCATCATATAAACCTCATTTTCTTCACTCATTCATTCAACTACACTTCACAAAACGTTGCACAAAGGATGAGAGTTTTTGTTATCCTCGGTTCTTCCATCATCACTCCTCCTCCCAACCCACAACcaccatcttcatcatcatcttcttccacTCCACAACACCGTCATACAATCAAACCCCACAAAACCTCTCTTCAAAAGTTCCCTCCTTTATCTCCCAAGAACACTTCCACTACTCTTCTTCAAACCCCTCTTTTTCTCAAAGAATTTGAAACTGTTGATTCTGATGTGGATGCTGAACTCTTAGCTAATGCTGTTCTTATGGGTATTAAAGACAGAAATGTTAGGACTGTGATTGATGCTTTGAATAAAGTGGAGGAGGGTCTTGGTGAAGTTTCTTTGTCTACTCATCTTCATGCTTCTACCATTGCAAATGAGTGTTGTCATATGGTTTCATGTGGTCACATTGAAGAAGCTGTTGAATTGATGGAGGTTCTCTCAc GTTTCCAGTTATCAATTGCACAACTTGTTCGGCCATCTTACATTATAAAAAGATGTGTTCTTAGTCGTAAACCAACTTTAGCTGTGAG GTATGCGTCCCTTCTTCCAAAGGCGCACATATTATTTTGCAACATCATATCTGAATTTGGCAAAAGTAGGGATTTAGCTTCTGCTCTGAAAGCTTATGATGCAATGAAGAAGAAATTGGAAAGACCCAATATGTACATATACCGGGCAATAATTGACACTTGTGGTCTCTGTGGCGATTTCATGAAATCTAGGTACATATATGAG GATTTGCTTAATCAGGAAATCACTCCAAATATATATGTGTTCAACAGTCTCATGAATGCGAATGCCCATGATTTCAACTACTCGTTAAATCTATATCAGAATATGCAG AAGCTAGGCCTGAAACCAGATATGGCATCCTATAACATCCTACTGAAATCATGCTGTGTTGCTGGAAGAGTTGACTTGGCCCAAGACATGTATAAGGAACTCAAGCATTTGGAATCAGTGGGACATCTTAAATTAGATGTTTTTACCTACAGCACAATTATAAAG GTTTTTGCAGATGCAAAATTGTGGCAAATGGCTCTAAGAATCAAGCGTGACATGCAGTCTGCTGGTGTTTCTCTTAATACTGTTGCATGGTCATCATTAATCAGTGCATGTGCGCATGCAGGGCTTGTAGAGCAGACAATTCAGTTATTTGAAGAAATGCTGTCGGCAGGCTGTGAACCTAATACACAGTGTTTCAACATCATTTTACATGCATGCGTTGAAGGCTGCCAATATGACAGGGCTTTTCGGTTTTTCAATTCTTGGAAGGGAAATAAGATGCTAGTGTCCTCTGGTGAAAACTACAATAGTAATTCAGAGCAGGGAGATATGGATAATGTTACCACATTGCCAAAAGGCATTTCTAGTTCACATATCTTGAATTTTACTGAGAGGTTCCCTTTCAAACCAACTACGTCAACATACAATATTTTACTGAAGGCCTGTGGTACTAATTACTATCATGCAAAAGCGTTAATCAACGAGATGAGAACAGTAGGTCTTTCCCCTAATCAAATAAGCTGGTCTATTTTGATAGATATATGCGGAGGATCAGAAAATGTGGAGGGTGCCATGGAG ATTTTGAGAACCATGGTGGATTCTGGAATTAAACCTGATGTTGTTGCATATACAACAGCCATTAAG GTTTGTGTTGAAAGTAAGAATTTTACGCAAgcattaaaattatatgaagaAATGAAAAGCTACGGAACACATCCAAATTTG GTGACATATAATACACTTCTAAGGGCACGCAGTAAATACGGATCCTTACGTGAAGTGCAACAGTGCTTGGTTGTATATCAGGATATGCGAAAGGCGGG GTACAAAGCCAATGACTACTATCTGGAGGGGCTGATTGAGGAGTGGTGTGAAGGAGTAATACAAGACAACGAAGATTACAAAGGAGAATATTCTACCAGCAAGACATCTGAAATAGAGAGACCTCAGAGTATACTTCTTGAAACAATTGCGGCACATCTATTAAAGAGAGTAGCTGACATCTTGGCAATTGATGTTCAAGGACTCACAAAG GTTGAAGCTCGCTTGGTCATTCTTGCAGTTCTTCGAATGATCAAAGAGAACTATGCTATTG GGCATTCGGTGAATGATGACATATTGATCATCATAGGAGCTACCAAAGCCGATGAAAGTCCATCCAAAAACATATTAGAAGTGCAAGAGGCCATGATGAAACTTCTTAGAAATGAATTGGGACTTGAGGTTATTCCAGCCAGAACCAGATTTGCACCAAGTGACACACCAAAGTTAAGGACCCCAAAACTTTCAAATCAAACCATAGAAGCACTGCCAGGAGAGAATGCATTAACCACAACAATGGGGTTTCACACAAGGAGACCTGCAGTTCTGCAAAGACTGAAGGTCACCAAAAAATCACTACACCATTGGTTGCAGAGGAAAGTTTTGGACAACCTCTTTAATGTTTTTCAGAGTTGA
- the LOC123888542 gene encoding thioredoxin-like protein AAED1, chloroplastic, translating into MACSPSTTLFSNSLHINQIANPSKLLHLYSTTLSLNQNLPIYSKNPLKLSTTTIPFASGSAGVESPVLSEDNSSSLDLVKVFDLEGNGIPISDLWKDRKAVVAFARHFGCVLCRKRADYLASKKDIMDASGVALVLIGPGNIDQAKAFAEQTKFKGEIYADPAQASYEALRFVSGVLTTFTPKAGLKIIELYMQGYRQDWKLSFEKDTVSRGGWQQGGIIVAGPGKGNISYIHKDKEAGDDPEIEDILKACCL; encoded by the exons ATGGCGTGCTCTCCTTCTACAACACTTTTCTCAAATTCTCTTCACATTAACCAAATTGCAAATCCCAGTAAACTGTTACATCTATATTCTACCACACTTTCACTAAACCAAAACCTTCCAATATATTCTAAGAATCCACTCAAACTTTCAACTACCACCATACCCTTTGCTTCTGGTTCTGCAG GAGTTGAGTCTCCAGTGTTAAGTGAGGATAACTCAAGTTCACTGGATTTGGTGAAAGTGTTTGATTTGGAAGGAAATGGAATTCCAATTTCTGACTTGTGGAAAGATAGGAAAGCCGTTGTGGCATTTGCTCGTCACTTCGG GTGTGTACTTTGCCGCAAAAGGGCTGATTATCTTGCATCCAAGAAG GATATAATGGATGCATCCGGTGTAGCACTTGTATTGATTGGACCTGGCAACATTGATCAG GCCAAAGCCTTTGCCGAGCAAACAAAATTCAAAGGAG AAATCTATGCAGACCCTGCTCAAGCTTCATATGAGGCCTTGAGATTTGTTTCTGGAGTTCTTACCACATTTACCCCCAAA GCAGGTCTTAAGATAATAGAATTGTACATGCAAGGTTATAGACAAGATTGGAAACTATCATTTGAAAAGGATACTGTTAGCAGAGGAGGCTG GCAACAAGGAGGAATTATAGTTGCAGGTCCTGGTAAAGGTAACATCTCATATATTCACAAG GACAAAGAAGCAGGCGATGACCCGGAAATTGAAGATATCTTAAAAGCAtgttgcttgtga
- the LOC123891580 gene encoding adenylate kinase 1, chloroplastic, whose translation MAAITRLVKRTTTTPFYSLARGFSSTNTHAPPSQNRNIQWVFLGCPGVGKGTYASRLCKFLGVPHIATGDLVRHELSSNGPLSSQLSEIVNQGQLVSDEIIMNLLSKRLADGQAKGESGFILDGFPRTIKQAEILEGVTDIDLVVNLKLREEALLAKCLGRRTCSQCGGNFNIASIDIKGENGAPGMSMAPLLPPEHCMSKLITRADDTELVVKERLRIYNELSQPVEGFYRSRGKLLEFELPGGIPESWPKLLQALNLDDYEEKQSAAA comes from the exons ATGGCGGCCATAACCCGCCTCGTTAAACGCACAACAACAACACCTTTTTATTCCTTGGCGCGTGGATTCTCCTCCACTAATACTCACGCGCCACCCTCTCAAAATAGGAATATTCAGTGGGTCTTTTTAGGCTGTCCCGGCGTCGGTAAAGGCACCTACGCCAGCCGTCTCTGTAAATTCCTCGGCGTTCCTCACATCGCAACCGGAGATCTTGTTCGTCATGAGCTTTCCTCTAATGGCCCACTTTCTTCCCAG CTATCAGAAATTGTAAATCAAGGTCAATTAGTGTCAGATGAAATTATTATGAACTTGTTGTCTAAGAGACTGGCTGATGGACAAGCTAAAGGCGAATCAGGTTTCATTCTTGATGGTTTTCCTCGAACGATAAAGCAAGCA GAAATTTTGGAAGGAGTGACTGACATTGACTTGGTGGTCAATCTGAAGCTCCGAGAAGAAGCACTCCTTGCAAAATGCCTTGGTAGGAGAACTTGCAGTCAGTGTGGAGGAAATTTTAACATCGCTTCCATTGACATAAAGGGTGAGAATGGAGCTCCTGGTATGAGTATGGCTCCACTTCTTCCTCCTGAGCATTGCATGTCTAAGCTCATTACTCGTGCCGATGATACTGAACTAGTAGTCAAAGAAAGGCTTCGTATATACAATGAATTG AGTCAACCTGTGGAGGGATTTTATCGTAGCAGAGGAAAACTATTGGAGTTTGAGCTGCCTGGAGGGATCCCGGAATCTTGGCCGAAGTTGCTGCAAGCTCTTAATCTAGATGATTATGAAGAGAAGCAGTCTGCTGCAGCATAA
- the LOC123892991 gene encoding 60S ribosomal protein L21-1, which yields MPAGHGLRSRTRDSFSRPFRKKGTIALATYLRTYHIGDYVDVRVNGAIHKGMPHKFYHGRTGRVWNVTKRAIGVEVNKQVRNKILRKRIHVRVEHVMPSRCTEEFRLRKIKNDQLKAEAKAKGEVISTKRKPEGPKPGFMVEGATLETVTPIPYDVVNDLKGGY from the exons ATGCCGGCTGGTCATGGTTTAAGATCTCGCACTCGAGACTCTTTCTCTCGTCCATTTAGGAAGAAAGGTACAATCGCTCTTGCTACTTATCTCAGAACCTATCACATCGGCGATTATGTTGATGTTAGGGTTAACGGCGCCATTCACAAAGGTATGCCTCACAAGTTCTACCATGGTCGTACCGGCCGTGTCTGGAACGTTACCAAACGTGCTATTGGTGTTGAAGTTAACAAGCAG GTTAGGAACAAGATTTTGAGGAAGAGGATTCATGTCCGTGTGGAGCACGTTATGCCTTCTAGGTGCACTGAGGAGTTCCGTTTGAGGAAGATTAAGAACGATCAACTCAAGGCTGAGGCCAAGGCCAAGGGTGAGGTCATAAGCACCAAGAGAAAGCCAGAAGGACCCAAACCTGGTTTCATGGTTGAAGGAGCTACATTGGAAACAGTTACTCCAATTCCATATGATGTGGTTAATGATCTCAAGGGAGGTTActaa
- the LOC123890642 gene encoding WRKY transcription factor 44-like isoform X1 gives MDIEEVERVVVAKPVASRPKCSTYKSFSELLVGAINDTPPIASSQTTISAIRPKTVRFKPTLNPSHAGSISSQSDMDPKPDANQSLIYKPTAKFVSKTTVSLLANMGICSTNQQQSQQSVDTNLQHLNHDKFRSNLSSNFHQNITIPKETYQQVTEPCKTAQQNMEEDQKALTPSTMNVDKPSYDGYNWRKYGQKQVKGSEYPRSYYKCTHPNCPVKKKVERSFDGEIAEIVYKGEHNHGKPQLQKRNAGASQGSGMVSDGLVQDILNNNQNERIEGRMENDVKASQPNDSGLENSCGLSGECVEGSKGFEAEEDDPRSKRRKNENQSNEGAVSEEGLVEPRIVMQNSVDSEILGDGFRWRKYGQKVVKGNPYPRSYYRCTNIKCNVRKHVERAIDDPKSFVTTYEGKHNHEMPLKNTTTTLSSEKDSQAS, from the exons ATGGATATTGAAGAAGTAGAAAGAGTAGTTGTTGCCAAACCAGTTGCTTCAAGACCAAAATGTTCTACTTACAAATCTTTCTCAGAGCTTCTAGTAGGTGCAATCAATGACACTCCTCCAATTGCATCTTCTCAAACTACAATTTCTGCCATTAGACCAAAAACAGTGAGGTTCAAGCCAACATTGAATCCCTCCCATGCTGGTTCTATTTCTTCTCAG TCTGACATGGATCCCAAACCTGACGCCAATCAGTCTCTCATTTACAAGCCAACGGCAAAATTTGTGTCAAAGACAACCGTCTCTCTATTGGCAAACATG GGAATTTGCAGTACTAATCAGCAACAATCACAGCAATCAGTGGACACCAATCTTCAACATTTAAACCATGACAAATTTAGATCCAATTTGAGCTCAAATTTTCATCAGAACATTACCATTCCAAAAGAAACATACCAGCAGGTCACTGAACCTTGTAAGACGGCACAGCAGAACATGGAAGAGGATCAAAAAGCTCTAACACCATCCACAATGAATGTTGATAAACCTTCTTATGATGGATATAACTGGAGAAAATATGGACAGAAGCAAGTAAAAGGAAGCGAGTATCCTCGAAGTTATTACAAGTGCACACATCCTAACTGTCCAGTTAAAAAGAAAGTTGAAAGATCATTTGATGGTGAGATTGCAGAAATTGTTTATAAAGGTGAACACAATCATGGAAAGCCGCAACTTCAAAAGCGTAACGCGGGAGCGTCACAAGGATCAGGAATGGTTTCTGATGGATTGGTTCAAGATATATTGAATAATAATCAGAATGAAAGGATTGAAGGAAGAATGGAGAATGATGTCAAAGCTTCACAGCCTAATGATTCTGGTCTAGAAAATTCATGCGGTCTAAGTGGGGAATGTGTGGAAGGAAGCAAAGGATTTGAAGCAGAAGAAGATGATCCTAGAAGTAAAAGAAG GAAAAATGAGAATCAATCCAATGAAGGGGCAGTATCAGAGGAAGGTTTAGTAGAGCCGCGCATTGTGATGCAAAATTCTGTGGATTCTGAAATCCTTGGAGACGGCTTTCGCTGGAGGAAATATGGGCAGAAGGTGGTGAAGGGAAATCCATATCCCAG AAGTTACTATAGATGTACTAATATCAAGTGTAACGTTCGCAAACATGTGGAAAGAGCAATAGATGATCCAAAATCATTTGTGACTACATATGAAGGAAAACACAACCATGAGATGCCACTCAAGAACACAACAACAACTTTGTCTTC
- the LOC123890642 gene encoding WRKY transcription factor 44-like isoform X2: protein MDIEEVERVVVAKPVASRPKCSTYKSFSELLVGAINDTPPIASSQTTISAIRPKTVRFKPTLNPSHAGSISSQSDMDPKPDANQSLIYKPTAKFVSKTTVSLLANMGICSTNQQQSQQSVDTNLQHLNHDKFRSNLSSNFHQNITIPKETYQQVTEPCKTAQQNMEEDQKALTPSTMNVDKPSYDGYNWRKYGQKQVKGSEYPRSYYKCTHPNCPVKKKVERSFDGEIAEIVYKGEHNHGKPQLQKRNAGASQGSGMVSDGLVQDILNNNQNERIEGRMENDVKASQPNDSGLENSCGLSGECVEGSKGFEAEEDDPRSKRRKNENQSNEGAVSEEGLVEPRIVMQNSVDSEILGDGFRWRKYGQKVVKGNPYPSYYRCTNIKCNVRKHVERAIDDPKSFVTTYEGKHNHEMPLKNTTTTLSSEKDSQAS, encoded by the exons ATGGATATTGAAGAAGTAGAAAGAGTAGTTGTTGCCAAACCAGTTGCTTCAAGACCAAAATGTTCTACTTACAAATCTTTCTCAGAGCTTCTAGTAGGTGCAATCAATGACACTCCTCCAATTGCATCTTCTCAAACTACAATTTCTGCCATTAGACCAAAAACAGTGAGGTTCAAGCCAACATTGAATCCCTCCCATGCTGGTTCTATTTCTTCTCAG TCTGACATGGATCCCAAACCTGACGCCAATCAGTCTCTCATTTACAAGCCAACGGCAAAATTTGTGTCAAAGACAACCGTCTCTCTATTGGCAAACATG GGAATTTGCAGTACTAATCAGCAACAATCACAGCAATCAGTGGACACCAATCTTCAACATTTAAACCATGACAAATTTAGATCCAATTTGAGCTCAAATTTTCATCAGAACATTACCATTCCAAAAGAAACATACCAGCAGGTCACTGAACCTTGTAAGACGGCACAGCAGAACATGGAAGAGGATCAAAAAGCTCTAACACCATCCACAATGAATGTTGATAAACCTTCTTATGATGGATATAACTGGAGAAAATATGGACAGAAGCAAGTAAAAGGAAGCGAGTATCCTCGAAGTTATTACAAGTGCACACATCCTAACTGTCCAGTTAAAAAGAAAGTTGAAAGATCATTTGATGGTGAGATTGCAGAAATTGTTTATAAAGGTGAACACAATCATGGAAAGCCGCAACTTCAAAAGCGTAACGCGGGAGCGTCACAAGGATCAGGAATGGTTTCTGATGGATTGGTTCAAGATATATTGAATAATAATCAGAATGAAAGGATTGAAGGAAGAATGGAGAATGATGTCAAAGCTTCACAGCCTAATGATTCTGGTCTAGAAAATTCATGCGGTCTAAGTGGGGAATGTGTGGAAGGAAGCAAAGGATTTGAAGCAGAAGAAGATGATCCTAGAAGTAAAAGAAG GAAAAATGAGAATCAATCCAATGAAGGGGCAGTATCAGAGGAAGGTTTAGTAGAGCCGCGCATTGTGATGCAAAATTCTGTGGATTCTGAAATCCTTGGAGACGGCTTTCGCTGGAGGAAATATGGGCAGAAGGTGGTGAAGGGAAATCCATATCCCAG TTACTATAGATGTACTAATATCAAGTGTAACGTTCGCAAACATGTGGAAAGAGCAATAGATGATCCAAAATCATTTGTGACTACATATGAAGGAAAACACAACCATGAGATGCCACTCAAGAACACAACAACAACTTTGTCTTC